From one Paeniglutamicibacter psychrophenolicus genomic stretch:
- a CDS encoding ABC transporter substrate-binding protein, translated as MSIFTKQSPRRTALAVSAAVAALALTLSGCSTTEAASTTPSAAVADGPTMAAIPAAAALVPESIRSSGVLRIAIPTNEPPTQYYKEGTEIMTGINPDLSRLLAGALDLKPEIMVSSFDSIIPGLSADRFDMTMSSMAVNEQRLAVLDFVDYVKMGTGLAVPSGNPGKVSLDDLCGKKVAALSGSYQVTAYVPEFDAACAKAGRPALVVKQFQDTRQAISSITSGRDDAVFADLPILAHATKQTSGIEIAGTKNVLPVGIGMPKGGPLTPAVAAAMKEIVKSPEYKAVLENYGIEKSAVEEARVNIPRSAG; from the coding sequence GTCGCACGGCACTCGCTGTCTCCGCGGCCGTAGCCGCGCTGGCCCTGACACTGTCCGGGTGCAGCACCACCGAGGCGGCGTCCACTACACCGTCGGCCGCCGTTGCGGACGGCCCGACGATGGCCGCCATTCCCGCCGCGGCGGCATTGGTCCCCGAGAGCATCCGAAGTTCCGGTGTCCTGCGCATTGCCATCCCCACTAATGAGCCCCCAACCCAGTACTACAAGGAGGGTACGGAAATCATGACGGGCATCAACCCGGATCTTTCCCGCCTGCTGGCAGGTGCACTGGATTTGAAGCCGGAGATCATGGTGAGCTCCTTCGACTCGATCATTCCGGGACTCAGCGCCGACCGCTTCGACATGACCATGTCGTCGATGGCCGTCAACGAGCAACGGCTCGCGGTGTTGGATTTTGTAGACTACGTGAAGATGGGCACCGGGTTGGCCGTTCCGTCAGGCAACCCCGGCAAGGTGTCCCTGGATGACCTTTGCGGTAAGAAAGTCGCGGCATTGAGCGGTTCCTACCAAGTCACCGCATATGTTCCGGAATTTGACGCGGCATGCGCGAAGGCAGGAAGGCCCGCATTGGTCGTCAAGCAATTCCAGGACACGCGGCAAGCAATTTCCTCCATCACCTCCGGACGCGATGACGCCGTCTTTGCCGATCTGCCGATCCTCGCCCACGCGACCAAGCAGACCTCCGGCATCGAAATCGCCGGCACCAAGAACGTTCTGCCAGTCGGCATCGGCATGCCCAAGGGCGGCCCGCTGACCCCGGCCGTGGCGGCGGCCATGAAGGAAATCGTCAAGTCCCCCGAATACAAGGCCGTCCTGGAAAACTACGGGATCGAGAAGAGCGCCGTTGAGGAAGCACGCGTCAACATTCCCCGGTCGGCGGGCTAG
- a CDS encoding TetR/AcrR family transcriptional regulator: MASKPTTGKAVKVTLDREVFVEAALRLASRPHTLSLTYRELGNELGVDPTAIYRHFLKKESLMEELLDRVFKIARTRLKTPVSSWEDCLIDFAEATLDTFLEYPAIAVTATSLTTSGQGELDSIELMLACFSEAGLEGKALAEQYAIFGAYVLAGAAGLARDQAESADPESHEWFAGPLLADSSRHPLTAALREEILALDHREIFLAGVRQIIGAAKVKSEA; the protein is encoded by the coding sequence GTGGCATCAAAGCCGACCACCGGCAAGGCCGTCAAGGTCACTTTGGATCGTGAGGTCTTCGTCGAGGCCGCCCTGCGCCTGGCGTCGAGGCCGCACACGCTCTCGTTGACCTACAGGGAACTGGGCAACGAGCTGGGCGTGGATCCCACGGCGATCTACCGGCACTTCCTCAAGAAGGAAAGCCTCATGGAGGAGCTCCTGGATCGCGTCTTCAAGATAGCCCGCACCAGGCTCAAAACCCCGGTCTCGTCGTGGGAGGATTGCCTGATCGATTTCGCCGAGGCCACACTCGACACCTTCCTGGAATACCCGGCCATTGCCGTCACCGCGACCTCGCTGACCACCAGCGGCCAGGGTGAACTGGACAGCATCGAGCTGATGCTCGCCTGCTTCTCCGAGGCCGGGTTGGAGGGCAAGGCACTGGCCGAGCAGTATGCGATCTTCGGCGCCTACGTGCTGGCCGGGGCCGCGGGGCTGGCACGCGACCAAGCCGAATCCGCAGACCCCGAATCGCACGAATGGTTTGCCGGCCCACTGCTGGCAGATTCGTCTCGCCATCCCTTGACGGCTGCTCTACGCGAGGAGATCCTGGCCCTCGACCACCGGGAGATCTTCCTGGCCGGCGTGCGGCAGATCATCGGTGCCGCCAAGGTGAAGTCGGAGGCCTGA
- a CDS encoding amino acid ABC transporter ATP-binding protein — MSALMVETRSVRKAYGNNVVLKDISLQVPVGSVTCLIGPSGSGKTTLLRCMNRLESIDAGIVIVDDELVGVEARRGKLIAQSENDVAATRQQSGMVFQRFNLFPHRTVLENIIEGPLYVQKRSKREVIPEARILLERVGLADREGAYPQELSGGQQQRIAIARALAMKPKLILFDEPTSALDPELVGEVLAVMKGLAADGMTMVVVTHELGFAREVSDQVVFMDGGVVVESGPPDEVLLNPQHERTREFIGRVL, encoded by the coding sequence ATGAGTGCGTTGATGGTTGAGACCCGTTCGGTCCGAAAGGCCTATGGGAACAACGTTGTCCTGAAGGATATTTCCTTGCAGGTACCCGTGGGCTCGGTGACCTGCCTGATTGGGCCCTCGGGCTCGGGCAAGACCACATTGCTGCGCTGCATGAACAGGTTGGAATCGATCGATGCGGGCATCGTCATCGTCGATGACGAGTTGGTGGGCGTCGAGGCCCGCCGCGGGAAGCTGATTGCGCAAAGCGAGAACGACGTTGCAGCGACTCGCCAGCAGTCCGGCATGGTCTTCCAGCGCTTCAATCTGTTTCCGCACCGCACGGTGCTCGAGAACATCATCGAGGGCCCGCTGTACGTCCAGAAGCGAAGCAAGCGCGAGGTCATTCCAGAGGCGCGCATCCTGCTGGAACGTGTGGGGCTTGCCGACAGGGAAGGCGCGTATCCGCAGGAGCTCTCCGGCGGGCAACAGCAACGCATTGCCATCGCCAGGGCGTTGGCCATGAAGCCCAAGCTGATCCTCTTTGACGAGCCGACCAGTGCGCTGGACCCCGAACTCGTGGGTGAGGTGCTCGCAGTCATGAAGGGCCTTGCCGCCGACGGCATGACCATGGTTGTCGTGACGCACGAACTGGGCTTCGCCCGCGAAGTCAGCGACCAAGTGGTGTTCATGGACGGTGGCGTGGTTGTCGAATCAGGACCGCCGGACGAGGTACTGCTGAATCCACAGCACGAACGGACCCGTGAATTCATCGGCCGCGTTCTGTAG
- a CDS encoding MFS transporter, giving the protein MPQDDPSPANTGTTEAESTGVATPPKSGHRTFLHVLVNTALANVVTSFLWFALTFWVYLETRSVLATGLIGGTYMLLVAFFGLFFGVLVDRYRKHAVMVGSTLFTVACFALAGTMFLLVPESEMLSLSGIWFWLFALVVLIGAVVEQLRNIALSTTVTLLVPAERRANANGLVGTVQGLAFMITSVFSGLAVGFLGMGGTIVIALVACLVVLVHLMFLRIPEPKVVRAAERESFAELRAGISAVRATQGLFALILFTTFNNLTGGVFMALMDPYGLTIFPVEIWGVVLGVTATGFLVGGGLVAKFGLGKNPIRTMLILVACTGVLGATFTIREWWWLYAVGIWIYMMLIPAVEAAEQTVIQKVVPYAVQGRVFGFAMTFEAAAAPITAFMIAPLAEFWIIPYMNSQPGKQSWGWLLGEGNARGIALVFLVSGIASIVLGLAALATRSYRRLSVAYATAPESGPEGAEDPNPAASRPVGGQGAEPLESGANGTD; this is encoded by the coding sequence ATGCCGCAGGACGACCCGTCACCTGCCAACACCGGAACCACCGAAGCGGAATCCACCGGTGTAGCGACGCCTCCGAAATCGGGGCACCGCACGTTCCTGCATGTGCTGGTCAATACGGCCCTGGCCAACGTGGTCACCAGCTTCCTCTGGTTTGCGCTGACCTTCTGGGTGTACTTGGAGACCCGATCGGTGCTGGCCACCGGGCTCATTGGCGGGACCTACATGCTGCTGGTCGCGTTCTTTGGCTTGTTCTTCGGGGTGCTGGTGGATCGCTACCGCAAGCACGCGGTGATGGTGGGCTCCACGCTGTTCACGGTGGCCTGCTTTGCGTTGGCGGGAACGATGTTCCTGCTGGTTCCCGAGTCCGAGATGCTGAGCCTGTCCGGGATCTGGTTCTGGCTCTTTGCCCTGGTGGTGCTCATCGGTGCGGTGGTCGAGCAGCTGCGCAACATTGCCTTGTCCACCACCGTGACCCTGCTGGTGCCGGCGGAGCGCCGGGCCAATGCCAACGGGCTGGTGGGCACCGTGCAGGGGCTCGCCTTCATGATCACCAGTGTCTTCAGCGGCCTGGCCGTCGGGTTCCTGGGCATGGGCGGGACGATCGTCATTGCGCTGGTGGCCTGCCTCGTGGTGCTGGTGCACCTGATGTTCCTGCGCATCCCGGAGCCGAAGGTCGTGCGGGCCGCCGAACGCGAGAGCTTTGCCGAGCTGCGTGCCGGGATCTCCGCGGTCCGGGCGACCCAGGGCCTCTTTGCCCTGATCCTGTTCACGACCTTCAACAACCTCACCGGCGGGGTGTTCATGGCGCTCATGGACCCCTATGGCCTGACGATCTTCCCGGTGGAGATCTGGGGCGTGGTGCTCGGGGTGACCGCCACCGGCTTCCTGGTCGGCGGCGGACTGGTGGCCAAGTTCGGCCTGGGCAAGAACCCGATCCGCACCATGCTGATCCTTGTCGCCTGCACCGGGGTCCTGGGTGCAACGTTCACGATCCGCGAATGGTGGTGGCTGTACGCCGTGGGAATCTGGATCTACATGATGCTGATCCCCGCCGTGGAGGCAGCGGAGCAGACGGTGATCCAGAAGGTGGTGCCCTACGCGGTCCAGGGCAGGGTCTTTGGATTCGCCATGACCTTCGAGGCCGCCGCCGCACCGATCACCGCCTTCATGATCGCGCCGCTGGCCGAGTTCTGGATCATCCCCTACATGAACTCCCAACCCGGGAAACAGAGTTGGGGCTGGCTGCTGGGGGAGGGGAACGCCCGAGGGATCGCGCTGGTGTTCCTGGTGTCCGGGATCGCCTCGATCGTTCTGGGGCTTGCCGCCCTGGCCACGCGGTCGTATCGGCGACTTTCGGTTGCCTACGCCACGGCGCCCGAGAGCGGGCCTGAGGGGGCCGAAGATCCGAATCCGGCTGCAAGCCGACCCGTTGGCGGCCAGGGTGCCGAGCCGTTGGAATCGGGCGCAAACGGCACCGACTGA
- a CDS encoding ABC transporter substrate-binding protein translates to MRTKPLKVALAAGAVLALASCSASPGATGDGAPAPAYEITANTAAPVGELDKLTFSTYAEPFSLDYAYAFDYADNQVLANVCESLVRLNDDMSISPGLAEKYENRTPNTWVYTIRQGVKFHDGTTLTADDVVASMNRHLDPAVGSFWYSVYQNVEKIEKTGPNEVTVTSKVPDALFNESMSGAAGVIDSAAMFKKAGADYGNAKGGVNCTGPFEFKSWQSGEKLSFDRFDGYWDPDLKAKAKELDFVIMTDPVARVNALKSGEIDGGWVLPATAVDDLNASGAGKVYFGLNTAVQSLVVSNPDGPLGKPEVRKALLMALDRDGLVKAAEGGYGKRTNSLTSESVWKHADDGTKEAAFKDLVDYPYDVEAAAKIVKEQGVEGQEITITTAPIGNNFAVIAQATAAAAESIGLKAKINTVTPNAYTALFSDPEARKGTDLYYTSWYLSVGDPQEMFSILRTGDFSNYGDWSNKAFDTSVNAALETMDQQERFTKSLEAQKITNAEIPWLPLYESPNLLWMSNKITGASPSINFMYYPWAAKIGAAK, encoded by the coding sequence ATGAGAACCAAGCCCCTGAAAGTCGCGCTTGCCGCAGGTGCCGTGTTGGCACTGGCATCGTGCTCGGCCTCGCCTGGAGCCACGGGAGACGGTGCACCGGCCCCCGCCTATGAGATCACCGCCAACACCGCCGCTCCGGTTGGTGAGCTGGACAAGCTCACCTTCTCCACCTACGCGGAGCCATTCTCGCTGGACTACGCCTACGCCTTTGACTACGCGGACAACCAGGTGCTGGCCAACGTTTGCGAGTCGCTGGTGCGGTTGAACGACGACATGTCGATTTCCCCGGGCCTGGCCGAGAAGTACGAGAACCGCACGCCCAACACCTGGGTCTACACGATCCGCCAGGGCGTGAAGTTCCACGATGGCACCACTCTCACCGCCGATGACGTGGTGGCCTCGATGAACCGCCACCTGGACCCGGCCGTGGGCTCCTTCTGGTACTCGGTGTACCAGAACGTCGAGAAGATCGAGAAGACCGGACCCAACGAGGTCACGGTGACCTCGAAGGTTCCCGATGCCTTGTTCAACGAGTCGATGTCCGGTGCCGCCGGCGTCATTGATTCGGCGGCCATGTTCAAGAAGGCCGGCGCCGACTACGGCAACGCCAAGGGCGGGGTCAACTGCACCGGCCCGTTCGAGTTCAAGAGCTGGCAGAGCGGCGAGAAGCTGTCCTTTGACCGGTTCGACGGCTACTGGGACCCGGATCTCAAGGCCAAGGCCAAGGAGCTTGACTTCGTGATCATGACCGATCCGGTCGCCCGCGTCAACGCCCTGAAATCCGGGGAAATCGACGGTGGCTGGGTGCTCCCGGCCACGGCCGTGGACGACCTGAATGCCTCGGGTGCCGGCAAGGTCTACTTCGGGCTCAACACCGCGGTGCAGTCGCTGGTGGTTTCCAATCCCGACGGTCCGCTGGGCAAGCCCGAGGTCCGCAAGGCGCTGCTGATGGCGCTGGACCGCGACGGCCTGGTGAAGGCCGCCGAGGGCGGCTACGGCAAGCGCACCAACTCGTTGACCAGCGAGTCGGTGTGGAAGCACGCGGACGACGGCACCAAGGAGGCAGCTTTCAAGGACCTGGTCGACTACCCCTACGATGTCGAGGCTGCCGCCAAGATCGTCAAGGAGCAGGGCGTCGAGGGCCAGGAAATCACCATCACCACCGCACCGATCGGCAACAACTTCGCGGTGATCGCCCAGGCGACGGCCGCTGCAGCGGAATCGATCGGGCTGAAGGCCAAGATCAACACGGTGACCCCGAACGCCTACACCGCGTTGTTCTCCGACCCGGAGGCACGCAAGGGGACCGACCTCTACTACACCAGCTGGTACCTCTCGGTCGGCGATCCACAGGAAATGTTCTCGATCCTGCGCACCGGTGACTTCTCGAACTACGGCGACTGGTCCAACAAGGCATTCGACACCTCGGTGAACGCTGCCCTGGAGACCATGGACCAGCAGGAACGCTTCACCAAGTCCCTGGAGGCCCAGAAGATCACCAACGCCGAGATCCCGTGGCTTCCGCTCTATGAGAGCCCGAACCTCCTGTGGATGAGCAACAAGATCACCGGCGCCTCGCCGTCGATCAACTTCATGTACTACCCGTGGGCGGCAAAGATCGGCGCAGCCAAGTAG
- a CDS encoding TetR/AcrR family transcriptional regulator — translation MEAKASRERGPKPHLDREVFVEAGLRLASRPNRLTLTYRDLGKEIRVDPTAIYRHFRSKESLMQELLDRVLTHTCERTSAPVERWEERLVEFAEATLDVFLEYPAIAVTATSLTTNGPGELSVIELMLACFAQAGLEGRELAEQYAIYGSYVLASAAGLVRDHVETPEDESGSFAWFAGPLSADPERHSHVAAIREDILAIDQREMFLAGARQIIAAAKMQAGDRAGTVSEPAHGNPPPA, via the coding sequence ATGGAAGCCAAGGCCAGCCGGGAACGGGGCCCAAAACCCCACCTTGACCGCGAGGTCTTCGTCGAGGCCGGGCTCCGCCTGGCCTCGCGCCCGAACAGGCTCACGCTGACCTACCGCGACCTGGGCAAGGAGATCCGCGTCGACCCCACGGCCATCTACCGGCATTTCCGCAGCAAGGAGTCCCTGATGCAGGAACTGCTGGACAGGGTGCTGACCCACACGTGCGAACGCACCTCGGCCCCGGTGGAGCGATGGGAAGAAAGGCTCGTTGAGTTCGCCGAGGCAACCCTTGACGTCTTCCTTGAGTACCCCGCCATAGCCGTCACCGCCACCTCCCTGACCACCAATGGACCGGGTGAGCTTTCGGTCATCGAACTCATGCTCGCCTGCTTTGCGCAGGCCGGCCTGGAAGGCAGGGAGCTTGCCGAGCAATACGCCATCTACGGTTCCTATGTACTGGCCAGCGCTGCGGGACTGGTCCGCGACCACGTCGAAACCCCCGAAGACGAATCCGGATCCTTTGCCTGGTTCGCCGGCCCCCTGAGCGCCGACCCGGAACGCCACAGCCATGTGGCGGCGATCCGCGAAGACATCCTGGCCATCGACCAGCGCGAGATGTTCCTGGCCGGAGCGCGCCAGATCATTGCCGCCGCCAAGATGCAGGCAGGGGACCGGGCCGGCACCGTCAGCGAACCTGCCCACGGAAACCCGCCGCCGGCCTAG
- a CDS encoding ABC transporter substrate-binding protein, which yields MKTKNFNTKSLKLAAAAAVVLSLTACGGASPQAGAVAPTYELTEKTAAPTGELDKLSWSLYAEPYSLDYAYAFDFPDNQVLANTCESLLRLNPDMSVSPGLATKFENPTPTTWVYTIRENVKFHDGSTMGADDVVASLKRHLDPAVGSFWYSAFANVKSIKKTSTNQVTVTTTKPDAILNESLSGAPGVIESAAFLKKAGGDYGNANGGVNCTGPFELKDWRSGEKLSFERFDGYWDTKNAAKAKELEFVVMTDPVARVNAFKSGEIDGGWMPPANAIGELDASGAGKVYFGTNSAVQSLIVTNTQGPLGNPEVRKALLMSIDRTGLVAAAEAGYAKRTNALSAESVWGAADEATQQAAFGELTDYPYDVEAAAKIIQEQGVAGQEITITTAPMGNNFAVVAQATAAAAESIGLKAVINTVTPNAYTALFSDPEARKGTDLVYTNWYLSIGDPLEMFSILRTGDFSNYGNFSDAAYDKTVNEALGTLDTDKRFAKSARAQKILNEDLPWLPLYEVPTILWMNDKITGASPSVNHLYYPWAAQIGAK from the coding sequence ATGAAGACCAAGAACTTCAACACCAAGTCGCTGAAGCTCGCGGCCGCCGCCGCAGTGGTGCTGTCGCTGACAGCCTGCGGCGGTGCCTCGCCCCAGGCCGGCGCCGTGGCACCGACCTACGAACTGACCGAGAAGACCGCTGCCCCCACCGGGGAGCTGGACAAGCTTTCCTGGTCGCTCTACGCCGAGCCGTACTCGCTCGACTACGCCTATGCCTTCGACTTTCCGGACAACCAGGTGCTGGCCAACACCTGCGAGTCCCTGCTGCGGCTGAACCCGGACATGTCCGTCTCCCCGGGCCTGGCCACCAAGTTCGAGAACCCCACGCCCACCACCTGGGTCTACACCATCCGCGAAAACGTGAAGTTCCACGACGGCAGCACCATGGGAGCCGACGACGTGGTGGCCTCGCTGAAGCGACACCTGGACCCGGCCGTGGGCTCGTTCTGGTACTCGGCCTTCGCCAACGTGAAGTCCATCAAGAAGACCTCCACCAACCAGGTCACCGTGACCACCACCAAGCCCGATGCGATCCTCAACGAATCGCTCTCCGGGGCACCGGGTGTCATCGAGTCCGCTGCCTTCTTGAAGAAGGCAGGCGGCGACTACGGCAACGCCAACGGAGGGGTCAACTGCACCGGCCCGTTCGAGCTCAAGGACTGGCGCAGCGGCGAGAAGCTCTCCTTCGAACGCTTCGACGGCTACTGGGACACCAAGAACGCCGCCAAGGCCAAGGAACTCGAGTTCGTGGTCATGACCGATCCGGTCGCCCGCGTCAACGCCTTCAAGTCCGGGGAAATCGACGGCGGCTGGATGCCTCCGGCCAACGCCATCGGCGAGCTGGACGCCTCGGGCGCCGGCAAGGTCTACTTCGGCACCAACTCCGCGGTGCAGTCGCTGATCGTCACCAACACGCAGGGCCCGCTGGGCAACCCGGAGGTCCGCAAGGCCCTGCTGATGTCCATCGACCGCACCGGACTGGTGGCAGCCGCCGAGGCGGGCTACGCCAAGCGCACCAACGCGTTGAGTGCCGAATCGGTCTGGGGCGCCGCGGATGAGGCGACCCAGCAGGCGGCCTTCGGAGAGCTGACCGACTACCCCTACGACGTCGAGGCCGCGGCCAAGATCATCCAGGAACAGGGCGTGGCGGGGCAGGAAATCACCATCACCACCGCACCCATGGGCAACAACTTTGCCGTTGTCGCCCAGGCCACCGCCGCCGCCGCCGAGTCGATCGGGCTCAAGGCCGTGATCAACACCGTGACCCCGAATGCCTACACCGCGCTCTTCTCGGATCCCGAGGCCCGCAAGGGCACCGATTTGGTCTACACCAACTGGTACCTGTCCATCGGGGACCCGCTGGAAATGTTCTCGATCCTGCGCACCGGCGACTTCTCCAACTACGGCAACTTCTCCGACGCCGCCTACGACAAGACCGTCAACGAGGCACTGGGCACCCTGGACACGGACAAGCGCTTCGCGAAGTCGGCCCGGGCGCAGAAGATCCTCAACGAGGATTTGCCCTGGCTGCCGCTCTACGAGGTACCCACCATCTTGTGGATGAACGACAAGATCACCGGCGCCTCCCCGTCGGTGAACCACCTCTACTACCCTTGGGCGGCCCAAATTGGCGCAAAGTAA
- a CDS encoding amidohydrolase, which produces MQENVEVAFHSGSIFTGSGQPVTGVAVLVNDGRISAIVPEDQLRAHTGPNTRLIDLDGALLSPGFQDSHIHPAEGGTELLQCNLSEAENAQEAVEAIAAYAAANPEVPWIQGGGWSMDHYEGGAPLASLIDAVLPDRPVALSSRDHHSMWANSEAFRLAGIDANTPDPADGYFERLVDGSPAGTLHEGAMDLIAAHAPKSTDDFLLAGLLRAQDDLIAQGITGWQDAMVNGNPENPSTSLAYERALADGTLKVRVRGAQWWARDAGLEQIPALVATRARAEALGLPERFNLGTIKIMVDGIAENYTASMIEPYRDKCGHKTDNTGLSFISAENLASYVTALDAEGFQVHFHALGDAAVRDALDAVAAARAANGPSANRHHLAHLQVVSEADAARFADLDAVANLQPLWACHEDQLDTLTLPFMPESAQDRQYPFGDLVAGGARLAAGSDWPVSSADPIAGAHIAVNRIAPEEHSVPLGGEKQCLDLSTIWAAYTSGTAYVNHREDSTGSIAPGYFADLVVVSPNPFAVPSSEIHNSRVVSTWIDGECVYRASDVAAEQGA; this is translated from the coding sequence ATGCAGGAAAACGTCGAGGTCGCCTTCCACTCAGGCAGCATTTTCACCGGTTCGGGCCAGCCCGTTACAGGTGTGGCAGTGCTCGTTAACGACGGGCGAATTTCCGCCATCGTGCCCGAGGACCAGCTGCGTGCCCACACCGGGCCCAACACCCGATTGATCGACCTCGACGGAGCCTTGCTGTCCCCGGGCTTCCAGGATTCGCACATCCACCCGGCCGAGGGCGGAACCGAACTGCTCCAGTGCAACCTCTCGGAGGCCGAAAACGCGCAGGAAGCAGTGGAAGCCATTGCTGCCTATGCCGCGGCCAATCCCGAGGTCCCCTGGATCCAGGGCGGCGGTTGGTCAATGGACCACTACGAGGGCGGCGCACCGCTGGCCTCGCTGATCGACGCCGTGCTCCCCGACCGCCCGGTGGCCCTGAGCAGCCGCGACCACCACTCCATGTGGGCCAACTCCGAGGCCTTCCGTCTCGCGGGCATCGATGCCAACACCCCCGATCCGGCCGACGGCTACTTCGAGCGCCTGGTCGACGGCAGCCCGGCGGGCACCCTGCACGAGGGGGCCATGGACCTTATCGCCGCCCACGCCCCGAAATCGACCGACGACTTCCTGCTCGCCGGCCTGCTTCGCGCCCAGGACGACCTGATCGCCCAGGGCATCACCGGCTGGCAGGACGCCATGGTCAACGGCAACCCGGAGAACCCTTCCACGTCGCTTGCCTATGAACGCGCGCTGGCCGACGGCACGTTAAAGGTCCGCGTCCGCGGCGCCCAATGGTGGGCACGCGATGCCGGTCTGGAACAGATTCCGGCTTTGGTCGCCACCCGCGCCCGCGCCGAGGCCCTGGGCCTGCCCGAGCGCTTCAACCTGGGCACCATCAAGATCATGGTTGACGGCATCGCCGAGAACTACACGGCCTCGATGATTGAGCCCTACCGCGACAAGTGCGGACACAAGACCGATAACACCGGCCTGTCCTTCATCTCCGCCGAAAACCTCGCCAGCTACGTCACCGCACTGGATGCCGAAGGTTTCCAGGTCCACTTCCACGCGCTGGGCGATGCAGCGGTGCGCGACGCACTCGACGCGGTTGCCGCGGCCCGCGCCGCCAACGGCCCCTCCGCCAACCGCCACCACCTGGCCCACCTGCAGGTGGTCTCCGAGGCCGACGCCGCACGCTTCGCCGACCTCGACGCGGTGGCAAACCTGCAGCCGCTCTGGGCCTGCCACGAGGACCAGCTCGATACGCTGACCCTGCCATTCATGCCCGAATCCGCCCAGGACCGCCAGTACCCCTTCGGCGACCTGGTGGCCGGCGGCGCCCGCCTGGCCGCGGGCAGCGACTGGCCGGTCTCCAGTGCCGATCCGATCGCCGGGGCGCACATCGCGGTGAACCGCATCGCCCCGGAGGAGCACTCGGTGCCACTGGGCGGGGAGAAGCAGTGCCTGGACCTTTCCACCATCTGGGCCGCCTACACCTCGGGGACCGCGTACGTGAACCACCGCGAGGACTCCACCGGCTCGATCGCACCTGGCTACTTCGCCGACCTTGTCGTTGTTTCCCCGAACCCGTTCGCAGTCCCTTCTTCCGAGATCCACAACAGCCGTGTCGTGTCCACCTGGATCGACGGGGAATGCGTCTACCGCGCCTCCGACGTCGCTGCGGAACAGGGAGCCTAG
- a CDS encoding amino acid ABC transporter permease: MVACGWDVATNERFGWTVVAQYLFAPEIIAGAKLTVLLTVVAMLAGTVLGVALAVMRLSENPVLSLLSRGYIWFFRGTPLLIQLIFWYNIAALYPVIALGVPFGGPSIALGSANVLVTPLGAALLGLALNEAAYMAEIIRGGISSVDPGQLDAGKAIGMKGGLLMRRVILPQAMRVVLPPTGNQVISMLKGTSLVSVLAISDLLYSAQIIYSVNYQTIPLLIVACLWYLLMTTVLSFFQGKIERRYGRGFTPRKPRTTKNVAVSEGMDA; this comes from the coding sequence ATGGTCGCCTGCGGCTGGGACGTGGCAACCAATGAACGATTCGGTTGGACGGTTGTCGCGCAATACCTCTTTGCACCCGAAATTATTGCAGGGGCAAAACTCACGGTGCTGCTGACGGTCGTGGCGATGCTTGCTGGCACCGTGCTTGGAGTGGCGCTGGCTGTCATGCGGCTCTCGGAGAACCCGGTACTGTCCTTGCTGAGCCGCGGCTACATCTGGTTCTTCCGGGGAACGCCGCTGTTGATCCAGCTCATTTTTTGGTACAACATCGCCGCACTGTATCCGGTCATTGCCCTCGGCGTTCCCTTCGGAGGGCCGAGCATTGCGCTCGGCTCGGCCAACGTTCTGGTCACCCCGTTGGGAGCCGCCCTGCTCGGGCTGGCGTTGAACGAGGCAGCCTACATGGCCGAAATAATCCGTGGGGGTATCTCCTCCGTGGACCCGGGACAGCTGGACGCCGGCAAGGCCATTGGCATGAAGGGCGGGTTGCTAATGCGCCGGGTCATTCTGCCCCAGGCCATGCGGGTGGTGCTGCCGCCCACAGGCAATCAGGTGATCTCCATGCTCAAGGGCACCTCACTGGTATCCGTGCTGGCGATATCCGACCTGCTGTATTCGGCGCAGATCATCTATTCAGTGAACTACCAGACGATTCCGCTGCTGATCGTTGCCTGTCTCTGGTACCTGTTGATGACCACGGTGCTGAGTTTCTTCCAGGGCAAGATCGAGCGGCGCTACGGGCGGGGCTTCACGCCCCGCAAGCCACGCACAACCAAGAATGTTGCTGTGTCAGAGGGGATGGACGCATGA